The nucleotide window ttgtttgttatcatGAATTTATTTTTACAGCAATTTTAATCAACGTCTTGAATAATCCAATAAAACTATACAATATTggtcaaaattgtaaatgaaCGGCTTTGGAATACAGAGAAATGCTGCTTCTGCAAAACCATGCAATATGCACTGTAGATGGTCTTGCACTCTACCTACGATCTAAGCTATTTACTATCAGCTACCTTCGAATATGTTTATAAGTGCGTATttgtaaatacgcacgtgacccatgggcacgacataccaagaccagcaagcgtgcaTGACCAAATCATGATGTCATTGAAAAGCATAAGAACCCTTAAGATAAATGTCAtccaatttaagtattaattgaatagcgaATTATTAAatatgggggattccgaatttgtaataatattatgttaccacaaacaacattttgaaagtatcttTTGCCGACGAAAAAATGTTTGTCGAGGGAAACGTTTATAATATAATCGTAAAATTGAACAacatagacaattttgctgcacacagtctcgtgttgtttaccgcctttgtaTTCAAATGTAGAGGAAGACCACCGCTATGTAAAAGGTCACTTCGAGGTGTGAGACTTTCTGTCTacacaagctgttatggcagcgcggagatgGTCCCGGCGTATTGATaagtttataaatatagtcgaagcatattgATTATGTATTAAACTCCTGTCTTGCTTGACACCTGTAACTCCTGTCTTATTCTAATGAATCCAGTAATTTAAAGCAACGTTCAGTTATGCGTGTACTTAGTGCCTATCACCACATATGACTCATTAAACAAAAACAGTTCAATTCGATAATAAATAATAGATTTTGAGTTCCGAATTTTGACGCCCTTTTAAGCACATATAAATTGATATTAATGCGcgataaggcccgccgattacgaactgatcaaactatagtttcTATAAACCGCCCATCTGCTTTTTGGTGAAGCAAGAAAGAAGGTGAAGCgaaaaattattttcttttctCGGTTTTGTGTGTATGTGATTTTGGAATGATTACTCAATCGCATCAGGTGGGCACAACGTCATCATCGCTATATcatcgtgtcaaaaattgcagtgatagtacggcgaatcctctcgtttttcaatagctacgcatggcgattttgttcgagataggccgagcgactcaggctaagcatagtacgactatcaaatgagataccatcaagttctagtctacacattattacgatttgcgcatgctctagtagcccatatgatgttgctattacaaggaaattcgatttgttttgaggcaaaaccaaggttttgttttaaatgcactaacttgaaattaaatacactaattagcggccatcactGTCTGCTCTGGATACatctttactgcatttttggtgtAACGattttttaaatcgaaagttaaaattgtgatatatttaattttgagaattacaattatataaaggaacacatgtatgatccaggtgcttgtataatagaaaattcgatcacatgtgtatatcacaatgcatatgtaaactttctttatctgtgtcaacaatagaatattgatcaccaacggagtatggggctttatgaaggaaaaaaatatttataatatagcgtgttgacactGTGGTGGGATGATTGGTGTTTCAGTCGCTTTGTACTTGTAGAGTAGTATTGTTTGGTAAACACTACCCAACTCTACAAAGCGACTGCAACAACAagcatcccacgtgatgcgattgagTAATCATTCCGTTAAGCTTCTCGCGCGGTGCGTCCGAATTGATAGCAGTCGGTGTTCGTCAACTTCTACCAAactgcccagcaactgtcaattaTGCACGTTTGTAAATTTTAGGTTAGGCTAAGCTAAGCCTagcatctgtcaatcaaactgccgtgaagtgacttcacttttaatATAAGGATTTGATACGAGTGTCACGACCCTGTTATTAGCAATACGTCATGTACGTGTAACTGTTTGTATATTTTGTCTTTTGTCACGTATCGAGTTATTCTTGCACAAATTATTGTTGTGTTATTAGTGTAAAAAGAGAATTGAAACATTTTGGTCAGCAAATAGTTCAAGGGTCCGCAAACTGGAATGGTATAATAATCTTCGTAGGTCTATGACAATAGGGATTTTATTTTCACACACATGACATGATTTTAATTATGAATACCCGTTCCTTTAAAACATAACATTTCAACAAATCAAGAATTCATATATACCTAATCGcatttttattattgtcattcttTTTTCATAATTATACTGACCGATGCTGCAGCTCTTTTTGAGGCCTTGATTGACAAATTaacatcacaacatgacaaaataatttaatatataatttataaaaaaacacTAGTTTTATCATGCACTTTTTCAATTATTGACTTGAAAAAACACGATCTCTAAAATAATGTTGCAGAAATAAGTAGAATCCGGGATATTTTGGGAAAATACTCACttgatttaaagccttaatgtacgattttttaaatttttagatttttctgtttttcttctaaaatgataatatgcaatcattatgaaagttcccaatacatttggacgcgaaaaacattgggaatttgcagagaaacaacatcataaacttcacctctatcactcaaaacatctcgcactatttggattaggacagcgagtgcggcctcagagttagtctcctacgcggttagtttggttacgctccctccacatgtggagggagcgtaactcgagctagttttgtacgagactacggtttgcgatcgtggccgacataaagtcataatctaaaaattatgactttatgtcggaccaacagaaaatcgtcctgttttactacaaataggacgaatttgacagtttgctcatagatttaagttagaacatgtgtaagtattacaaatatgccaaaaaatcggttttgaaaaaaataaaggtaaattctgaaaaaagatcgtacattatgactttaacagtTCGAACAGAGCGTATATACTCTTTAGTGGAGACGGTAACTTTGGTATCTTATTTCATTTCAGGTCTATATTCAGTCTTTTTGGAGAGTGACGTCATACATCAATGCACATCGTCGCGACGGTGCCATATTGCTCCACATCACTAACTGCCCATACACAGGAATGGTAAAACTTTAAGAATCAAGGTGCTAAGATTAACTCACTAGAAGACATAATTTGACTTGATATTTTTGGAAAGGGTTAATAATCTGAAAAATTCCATCCGAACGATTTTGAACTATCAGCGCTTTTTGAACTATCAGAGCTtgacattttacaaaaaaaatattgtcatttcAACTCAACAATAAATGTCCAACATATTCCATTATATTTTGCTTGCCTAGAGCTCCTCTCAAATATTTGGTCAGATTTGTTATGACTAGAAACACAAGCATGACACGACCTTGGCTAACTGATATTGTTCTGCACTAATGAATGACGTCATTCTCCAAAACGGTTAATAGGGCCTACTTATTTTGGTAGGTGCTTCATATAGAAGTCCCAAATATGCTAATGAGGAATATAGATTCATTCCATTATTGAGTACCAGTGTTACATGTGTGTTTGAGCGTGACATTGTATTCATaatcctaattagcatatttgggACTTCTATATGAAGTTCACTTTGGCTTATTACCTGATTACAATGTCAATGAGTGATTATAATTCCCACCAAGAGAGTGGCAACCCTGCTTTACACTGTGAAAACGATGGGTCATTTTTACATAACGTTGGTTCAGCTATGAACAACCTTAAAACTTGGGTAAAAACATTGCATTGAAAAAACGCAAAGATATTACCCAACCATTTTAACAGTTGTTTATAGTTGATTCAACCTTGGGTAAAATTTCCCCCTGACGTTTTAAAATTGTTGGGACTGGTCGATTTTTACGTCGGTGGATTGTAGGAGGAACACAATTTTGCCAGGAAAAAGGGGCGCGATTTTGTGTAAGGTGAAGAGGATGGGAGAGGAACACAAAATTTTACATGATTAAAATATGTTAAGAAACATGTGGAATCAGCGAGGAACACGACAATTTTAAGATACATCAATGGAGAAACTGTGTGGAAACTTGTTACTTCCCCCACTCCACGGCGTAAATATCGACCATTTCCATAAGAAGAATGTGAGTGACCCATTGCGATGTCTCCCTCCCCCTCCTACATTGCGTACGGTGTTCTCCTCATCTGTGCGATCACATCACCTCCTTTCAACGTGTTGCTTAGTTTCCTTTCCAGTGCGTATCCTACACTCCATTCCTGTATTaagatataattgaagaccgaattaaaaagactagtttgcgtatgacgtcctgtcaatcagaccaaaaatgccatactgcgcaggtcagcaaccaatcacggcgcgcctttgtcatgacgtcagacgcaaattagtctttttaattcggtctttaaagATAACAGAGgtgatatgggctattccagttgaaatccatacacacctaatgaagatatgatcttaattttccacagagggagtgtaaatttcaaatggaaattattgggtgactttgtgggttacggtcatgtcttcgatGGTGGTGTAGGATTTCAATTGGATTAGCCCAGGAATATATACTCGTATGTTAAATATAAAGATACCCTGATTTTACGTGACATAATATAACACAAATAGATAACCCTTTATGCCACAAAGGCCAAACCCGCGCACATAAGTATTTGAAACCACCCTAGTGCGTACTAGAGCCTTTACTCACAATATTGACTTGCTAGACATGTAACCACATGCCAAGTCATTACAGCTAAATAAATGGTATTTGTGTCTAACGTGCCAAAGCTATTTCAAGATTGTAATTCCTTTTTAATTATTGCAAATACTTAAGTATTTCATTAAGCATTTGACGAGGAATCATTAAATATAATATAAGCAATATCAAGTCACCACATTATATGGATGACTTCTTTACCTTAGATGTTTCCCAAGCTCCGGTTTGATCATTACTCATTTTTGGTAGCCGATAATTGACCTTTTCAACTGGCAGGTCTGGTGTTCGACTCGATTCCATATTAAAGACCGGTTGTTTCCTTTGCTTAGAGGGCGGGACAGTTGGCGGGCGTCCTGTTTTTGGATTTAGGGTACCTAGGTAGAGTTAGAAATAGAACCATACATTGATAATGACAATACTGTATTCAAGTTGTCGTTCATCCATCAAATGGgttggattgggctattccataaaataggtgcacaccccctatacaggagtaaattttcaaacaaaaaatgtccggatttccaagtctgctttctgaaaacgactggatttccagttgccaatgttactggaaaaagcttggaaatccaatcaaatgaaggaaaaatcacggaaatgctgaaaatgagctctcaaattgaggatttctgattttaaactatttttctgccggatttttttgcctttgggcactttaaaagtctggatttccaacagtcacgactggacaaaaagtctggatatccgaactcctctatagggggtgtgcatctattttctggaatagcccattgagcccAGACGTACGCTTCTGAGCGTTCAGAAATTTTACAGAGGCCATAATCTTGTCTTCTTTCATGCAAAAATCATCCGCTAAAATACTCCCTCGACATGCTAGAATAATGCATGTGTCATACAACTTGGGATATCAAGGACATTATAAAAACAtcgaaaataatgaaaattaagTTCCCGAAGCACACTGATTTGATGTAAAACCCGCTGGACTTTCAATTGAGCATAAAAGCACCAAtgttatattaaagccatattataacatttgctgaggaagacgccctcactgagtttttaaaattccttttttacacgattaaattgtactttattaaaccaatatatcctgcaaaaatcaagactctaggtgcagtgctgtagttttgtcaaaatccgggatttagaataaaacgccggaaccggcgctttattattacaatggaattattagtcgaacgcatacacgatgttcataacacacagtacgtacacggtgtgcgggacggtgatatacacaacaaagggtcatattacaacatgaccgaaggagtggtacgtattggcgacgtgtgcgctggtagtaaattccaattttctttgctttgccgtagttgttcggctcaaaaataaaagggatatatctgacagtaaaagctaacattttatggcaaagaaatgctaatctattttgtttgaaaatgttataatatggctttaagggtatAAAGATCTACAATACCCTACCTTCTTCGTATGTCACACGTTGGCCCAATTGCTTTGCTATTCCTCCACTTGCCGAGCTGGCGCCACTTCGCCGACTCTTACCCAAGGCTCTCACTGTCGCTGGTCGCGATATCGATCTCTTTTCCGATTCCAATGCATCTGTAATCTTCGGCTTTGTAAGACCGGAAGTGTCATGATAATGAGGCTTTAATTGATGCATCGCCTTTTGCCATGATTTTTCAGGTTGATGTTGGTGTGAGGTTTGGTGGTAATAATGCAGCTGCGATTGACACTGTTTGGTTTTAACAATAATAAGGTGTGTTTTTTATTCGTGTTTTTTATTCATCTACATGTTTTTGAAGTAAATACCACAGCTTGCAGACAGCCATTATTCCCCGAGAGACGTAATGTCCCCAGGTTCGCCAAATACGGGTAATATCACGTAATAATTAATATGGGAGGTTGGTAATTCTGTCGTCTGGAGAACATCATCCCATAATATCAATGTTCTTTTATCATGTAATACATTCATGGtgtactataatttggttcatctcaagttcggtagtgacgtacgtgcgtatttcgctcgccgcagtatcgaatcaCACCCGTAGTGTTAAATGCGCTGAATGTACATGCACGCGTACTGGGGCGGTTTGTcgacacgcttgcggcgcaatcgCGAAAagtattgacgtcactaccgaacttggggTGAACAAAATTCAGCCAACAATTTAACCCTCTGGACACTACTGACTGGACAATACTAACATCATTTCTGTTTGGTTGATAACTGCTTATTTCAAATAGGCTTTAAAATATTTATTGTCAAACTTGCAATTTTGCTtgattggacacaatattcattttgaccaatcggcaggtagttctcatgggcttAAGTTATCATACCATCAGTATTGATAGGGGGTAGTTAACACCTAGATTTTCCGCGTACTATCATTGGGCTTGTGTTTCCTAATATGGTAAAAAAACGTGTTTTTGGACCATGGACAGGTTTTACCATATTGTAACGAATTTTTATTTTGAGGTGATAATATTCCTAATAGCGCACACAATTTTACAGTGACATTTTATCGCAACATTAAGAGCTGTCCCTAATACCATGTACCACTCTTTTCGCTTTTTTGCCCTTATACTATAGAGACGACGTGTAAGTAGAATGCACGTGATCATcgtaaaatttaacaaaattgcaGGGAAAAAAATCGATGCTTTCATTGACTGACTAAATGTTTTACCTGTTTTCTCTCCGCCATTTTAGTCTCATTCACGAGTGTAGCCGAGGCCTCGTGTAGCATGGTCAGAAGGTGCTGTTTGGATAGGTCTAGTACATTACTAGGCGGATCAGGCGGCGAACATTCCCCTTGTAAAAAGATATAACATTAACATATTCAAAATATGACTATTAGCTTGGACATATCATACTGATCTTCTTTTTTATTCAATAGCAACATTGCCCTCGGTTGTTTTCACTGTTCTTGCAAAACTTCGTTACTGCAATAGCTGCTAGGTGTTAATTATATACATgtttaacacatagcagctattggagttacGAGGTTTTGCCAGAACAACGacgttatttattattatgtgaGCAGGCTATCAATATAGTGATGACGCAATCGTAAATAGGCTATCTTAGTTTttgttaattacattgtacactgaTTCGACCTTCTGGATTCCACCAGGCCTGAACAATAGATGAAATTGACTAGAATCGTTACAGTTCTGGTGGCAACTCCATATGTGGCTCCCCTTCCCTCACACACATATCTACACAGCTACACTCCTCCACCCCAGTTTAAATGCTATTCCCCCAACCCCTGCCGCCACATCGGTGTAGCCATAGACGAAAACATAATACAGACCATCCGCCAACAGGCAAAGTACGTCCCCGTGCTGCTTTGTATGCtgagaattctcgcatattcatgaggccgATCGTTTGAATGCCCGTCACATAAGGAACGCAAACATAACAATCTCTAGAACACGTACAGCTCCTTAACCCCAACGTGCTTCTACACTCAaaaagaatgacctttgaatgtattaCGTACAAAACCTCGTGTTCAACAACTCGAGGTCAAAAGGGGCTTTACTAGGATATCATTATGGCTCATAGTGCGTGTCTAACAAATCAGTCACATGCTGTTTGTGGTATCATGGAGCTGTAAAGTGTATTATCATAGGTGCCTATACTATGATCAGTTCGTAATAGGCGAGAAATATTcattttttgttactgcacaagtcaataaagtcccaacttacgatCGTGTAAGTTCACAAAACGCGCACCGGTCACGcaatacgcaaagcgcagttcgcgtaggtgctgcgccaaGCTGTGTCAgagccgtgacactcgtattcaaagcc belongs to Amphiura filiformis chromosome 18, Afil_fr2py, whole genome shotgun sequence and includes:
- the LOC140139821 gene encoding uncharacterized protein, producing MPLRMCWKKDWVPEASARKKVEEMKTKNNAKARELMQKNSRRETYPQKDEMRIRTGRLNTGPGVRSTKSLSPSARTSRAATSHPVTATSRDKVAPRHATCSGKSHKNAFRMEKYSGECSPPDPPSNVLDLSKQHLLTMLHEASATLVNETKMAERKQCQSQLHYYHQTSHQHQPEKSWQKAMHQLKPHYHDTSGLTKPKITDALESEKRSISRPATVRALGKSRRSGASSASGGIAKQLGQRVTYEEGTLNPKTGRPPTVPPSKQRKQPVFNMESSRTPDLPVEKVNYRLPKMSNDQTGAWETSKEWSVGYALERKLSNTLKGGDVIAQMRRTPYAM